One window of the Chryseobacterium camelliae genome contains the following:
- a CDS encoding DoxX family protein — translation MRDFKTAYFFLRLPIAISLAGHGLVRLPKLHAFSDWMVKTMEKSVIPDLLIIPFSYLLPVAEAVIGIFLLAGFKNKLTIYSGLTLMSILVLGSCSIENWSAVESQLLHSAYLVGLFWFFSRYADERSDPKISA, via the coding sequence ATGAGAGATTTTAAAACAGCCTATTTCTTTTTACGCCTTCCCATTGCCATATCACTGGCGGGCCACGGGCTGGTACGGCTGCCCAAACTTCATGCTTTCAGTGACTGGATGGTGAAAACCATGGAAAAATCGGTCATACCTGACCTATTGATTATTCCTTTTAGCTATCTTCTCCCTGTTGCAGAAGCGGTAATCGGGATTTTCCTGTTGGCAGGATTTAAAAACAAGCTGACGATATATTCAGGTCTAACGCTGATGAGCATCCTGGTTTTAGGAAGCTGTTCCATCGAAAACTGGAGTGCTGTAGAGTCACAGCTGCTGCATTCTGCTTATCTGGTGGGCCTGTTCTGGTTTTTCAGCAGATATGCAGATGAAAGATCTGATCCGAAAATTTCAGCATGA